One Candidatus Ornithobacterium hominis genomic region harbors:
- a CDS encoding glycosyltransferase family 2 protein — MSKQVSIIISTYNQPKWLEKVLWGYHIQSFGNFELIVADDGSGEQTRALISQIKPLLNYELKHVWHPDDGFQKTKILNKAILASAADYLIFSDGDCIPRKDFVETHINQRAEGRFLSGGYFKLSMETSQMIQKKDIFSQNCFDLNWLKNKGLKNSIKNLKLIKNKFALSIMNTITSTKPTWNGHNSSGWKKDILAANGFDERMQYGGEDRELGERLENAKIRGKQIRYKAICLHLDHARGYVNQKSWEINEEIRKSTRNQKITFSPFGVEK, encoded by the coding sequence ATGGTTAGAAAAAGTGCTTTGGGGTTACCATATTCAGTCTTTTGGCAATTTTGAATTGATTGTGGCCGATGATGGTTCGGGCGAGCAAACACGGGCACTGATTTCGCAAATCAAACCTTTGTTAAACTATGAATTGAAGCATGTTTGGCATCCTGATGATGGATTTCAAAAAACTAAAATTCTGAATAAAGCGATATTAGCTTCTGCGGCTGATTATCTTATATTTAGCGATGGTGATTGTATTCCTCGCAAAGATTTTGTGGAAACTCACATCAACCAAAGAGCTGAAGGGCGATTTTTATCTGGCGGGTACTTTAAACTTTCTATGGAAACTTCACAAATGATTCAAAAAAAAGATATTTTCAGTCAAAATTGTTTTGACTTGAATTGGCTGAAAAATAAAGGTTTAAAAAATTCTATCAAAAATTTAAAGTTGATTAAAAATAAATTTGCATTAAGCATTATGAACACTATCACAAGCACCAAACCGACTTGGAATGGGCATAATTCTTCTGGTTGGAAAAAAGATATTCTTGCCGCTAATGGATTTGATGAGAGAATGCAATATGGGGGTGAGGATAGGGAATTGGGTGAGCGTTTGGAGAATGCTAAAATTAGAGGAAAGCAAATCAGGTACAAGGCGATTTGCCTGCACCTAGACCATGCTCGTGGCTATGTAAACCAAAAAAGCTGGGAAATCAACGAGGAAATCAGGAAAAGTACCCGAAATCAAAAAATAACTTTTTCGCCTTTCGGGGTAGAGAAGTAA